The following proteins are encoded in a genomic region of Garra rufa unplaced genomic scaffold, GarRuf1.0 hap1_unplaced_002, whole genome shotgun sequence:
- the LOC141305337 gene encoding paraneoplastic antigen Ma1 homolog, translating into MDLSQTVQWSREENISSSRAIVLSNVPLDASNDTIEKVLNTVKVFGRTKICGRRGDVTGKQLFVLVETSTDLDPSTLPPEIGIEREAGPWHVHFVGGLSADDPAAGSDPFQIKLLALLQQEGKSMDEVKAIVMGDQSPKSDISVDLVNAIGKLVDRCNQTSTDGPSYRKLRLFSGLKPVPPGEEEYEVWMEQAAQMISEWQCTEAAKKQRLVESLRGPAADIVRFLKVSSPSATANEYLAALETAYGTTESGPDLMARFRHTYQENGEKLSAFLYRLDKLLHRALLKGGINAAGINGARMEQLIKGALTNDMVALRIRMTHTLQSPPSFSQLMKEIREEEHWVAARENVKASVATVVSPQASVPSELQNLKKEVKELSTQVSQLLNVATVTCASDFAPQKPSSKNPGSVNRDNPQKAKSTQPPVPGIFCYKCGEDGHKKWECKAPEDLRKVNQKLIKMHRLQGNWAGAQ; encoded by the coding sequence ATGGATCTCTCTCAGACTGTTCAGTGGAGTAGAGAGGAGAACATTAGCTCCTCACGTGCCATTGTGTTAAGCAATGTTCCTTTGGACGCTAGTAATGACACTATTGAGAAAGTATTAAACACAGTGAAGGTCTTTGGTCGTACTAAAATTTGTGGTCGCCGTGGTGACGTTACTGGCAAACAACTGTTTGTTTTAGTGGAGACTAGTACTGACCTTGATCCAAGTACTTTACCTCCTGAAATAGGTATTGAGCGGGAAGCTGGGCCCTGGCATGTTCACTTTGTGGGTGGTCTATCAGCCGATGACCCAGCTGCTGGCAGTGACCCCTTTCAGATTAAGTTGTTAGCCTTATTGCAGCAGGAGGGTAAGTCTATGGATGAAGTAAAGGCCATAGTAATGGGAGATCAGTCTCCTAAATCTGATATCAGTGTGGATCTAGTTAATGCAATAGGTAAATTAGTAGACAGATGTAATCAAACATCTACTGATGGACCTAGTTACCGAAAACTGAGGTTGTTCTCAGGCCTGAAGCCCGTTCCTCCAGGTGAGGAGGAATATGAAGTCTGGATGGAGCAGGCTGCACAAATGATCAGTGAATGGCAATGCACAGAGGCTGCCAAGAAACAACGCCTTGTTGAGAGTTTGCGGGGTCCTGCTGCTGATATTGTCAGGTTTTTGAAAGTGAGTAGCCCATCTGCAACTGCAAATGAGTACTTAGCTGCCCTTGAGACTGCATATGGAACTACGGAGAGTGGCCCTGACCTTATGGCTAGATTTCGTCACACTTATCAGGAAAATGGAGAGAAACTTTCAGCTTTCTTGTACCGCCTAGACAAACTTCTCCACAGAGCCTTGTTGAAGGGTGGGATTAATGCAGCCGGCATAAATGGAGCCAGAATGGAGCAGCTAATTAAGGGAGCACTTACCAATGATATGGTTGCGTTGCGAATCAGAATGACTCACACTTTGCAGAGTCCTCCATCTTTTTCACAGTTGATGAAGGAAATACGTGAGGAAGAACACTGGGTAGCTGCAAGAGAAAATGTTAAAGCTTCAGTCGCCACTGTCGTCTCTCCCCAGGCATCTGTGCCGTCTGAATTACAAAACCTAAAGAAGGAGGTTAAAGAGCTATCTACCCAGGTGAGTCAACTGTTGAACGTGGCTACTGTGACTTGTGCTTCTGATTTTGCTCCTCAGAAACCATCCAGTAAAAACCCTGGGAGTGTGAACCGAGACAACCCCCAAAAAGCTAAATCCACCCAGCCACCAGTGCCCGGGATCTTTTGCTACAAATGTGGTGAAGATGGACATAAGAAGTGGGAATGCAAAGCACCAGAGGACCTCAGGAAAGTTAATCAGAAGCTGATAAAGATGCATCGCTTGCAGGGAAACTGGGCAGGAGCTCAGTGA